In Spirosoma aureum, a single genomic region encodes these proteins:
- a CDS encoding RES family NAD+ phosphorylase yields MPLVYRIQKKQFIESVLTGEGARLNGGRWNPPGTPLVYTSMTPELALLETLVHLDGTPVRDLPPFVRVSIELPEAIEDIQLSELPTGWDALKYPENLPQFLLPKLVLSYPALAFAIPSVIVRNTPSRNILINPLHPLMSQVKIVDVVAHEFDKRLQKQAEPPAVSTAQVKKSQRRST; encoded by the coding sequence ATGCCTTTAGTCTATCGTATCCAAAAGAAGCAGTTCATTGAGTCAGTGCTCACGGGGGAAGGGGCTCGTTTGAACGGTGGTCGCTGGAATCCACCGGGTACTCCCTTAGTCTACACGTCGATGACGCCCGAGTTGGCCTTACTGGAAACGCTGGTTCACTTAGATGGTACACCCGTTCGCGATTTGCCGCCGTTTGTACGGGTGAGCATCGAGCTACCGGAGGCCATTGAGGATATCCAACTATCTGAATTGCCCACAGGTTGGGATGCGCTCAAGTATCCCGAAAACCTACCGCAGTTTTTACTACCCAAGCTAGTTCTTTCCTACCCCGCCTTGGCCTTTGCCATTCCGTCGGTGATTGTTAGGAACACGCCTTCGCGCAACATCCTGATCAATCCGTTGCACCCGCTGATGAGTCAGGTGAAGATAGTGGATGTAGTGGCTCATGAGTTCGATAAACGATTACAGAAGCAGGCTGAGCCGCCAGCGGTTTCTACCGCTCAAGTAAAGAAGAGCCAAAGACGGTCTACTTAG
- the parS gene encoding type II RES/Xre toxin-antitoxin system antitoxin, translated as MKATTEKARKARLGAEDNSTRQPIFMAANVMVRILPERTGPFELIAQSRSGVTHAEVRKLASLLELTIRELAILLSMNERTMARRLVSGSLNKVESERLLLLKALAAHGLRVFEDQGKFNRWLRRPLEILEGQSPLQLLDTATGFQVVDQILGRIEYGVYS; from the coding sequence ATGAAAGCAACTACCGAGAAAGCTCGCAAAGCTAGGCTAGGCGCTGAGGACAACAGCACACGACAACCGATCTTTATGGCCGCCAATGTCATGGTGCGAATCCTACCTGAGCGAACTGGCCCCTTCGAACTCATCGCCCAGTCGCGCTCAGGGGTGACCCATGCCGAAGTGCGAAAACTGGCGTCTTTGTTAGAGCTGACGATTCGGGAGTTAGCCATTCTACTATCGATGAACGAACGGACAATGGCTCGTCGTTTAGTGAGTGGCTCCTTGAATAAGGTGGAATCTGAACGACTCCTGCTGCTTAAAGCCCTAGCGGCCCATGGCCTGCGCGTTTTTGAAGATCAAGGTAAGTTCAACCGCTGGTTGCGTCGGCCCCTAGAGATTCTGGAAGGTCAATCCCCTCTACAACTGCTGGATACGGCTACTGGCTTCCAGGTAGTGGATCAGATCTTAGGCCGCATTGAGTATGGCGTTTACAGTTAA
- a CDS encoding recombinase family protein, giving the protein MLFGYARVSTQDQNLNLQLDDLKKAGCYKIFQEKVSSAKERPQLRKLLEILREGDRLAYFCVLYFSKTNSV; this is encoded by the coding sequence ATGCTATTCGGCTACGCGCGCGTTTCTACTCAAGATCAAAACCTGAACTTGCAATTAGATGACCTGAAAAAAGCAGGTTGTTATAAAATTTTCCAGGAGAAGGTTTCCTCGGCTAAAGAACGACCCCAATTACGAAAGTTACTGGAAATTTTGCGAGAAGGTGATAGGTTAGCCTATTTTTGTGTGCTATACTTTTCTAAAACTAATTCGGTTTAA
- a CDS encoding beta strand repeat-containing protein, producing MKKFFTFLLWSLCLWTNLSVLAQSRQLVLPFPTPSALQHNVAANHSGPVVTGSARTVASTIRYVKAGAEGDGSSWSNASGDLQAMINASASGDQVWVARGTYMPSISGLSDPRTASFSNKNGVSVLGGFTGIAGTENNVTARSAIPSSTTLSGDIGTVGDKADNCYHVILNNSNGLDNSAVLDGFVITGGKADGASGELSAYGGGIFNIGSSPSILNCLFTQNSGITGASIANAFTAGLRIANCSFVNNVANQIGGIYDQNGDGTSIVNCFFGQNSADVPDAAFRGNMGTMNVINCTFSGNTPGAFRVQNNTTVNLVNSLFWNNGGQDAIHVEETAASLNASYCLIEANETDYTDGGHNQTLNQFPFANVTGPQLSLCAPAVDAGNDAANTTTTDVLGNARKLRTIDIGAAEYQGEAYVSPTITSTSQSATTVCVGTTVHFNYTVSLGSGGGSIDFYQDNTVVSNLFSGTTNTSISSVYSLPVNQSGSYRLVVTGACTSLTSTYASITANSLPTSFSVTGGGPYCAGSTGSTVGLSGSQSGVNYQLLLEGNPTGNVIPGTNNPISFGPQSTTGTYTVQAVTTTSCSQTMSGSAVVSVNAPPLVSINPSATTICAGQSTALTATPTTGLTYKWSTGETTASISVSLAGPYSLTGTNTTTGCSNTATATLTVQSAPTNASLTGGTLTCATTSVTLTASATGGNSYTLSDGQINNTGQFVVNQPGSYTVTIANVSGCTTTATALVSQDNTLPSAAMSPASATLTCASSTVQLVASGGSTYLFSNGASQPGGPSSNTATVSQAGVYSVTVIAANGCSATASSTVIADQTPPTISINPSSATLTCANPTASLSAVSTGSVHWSNGSTESQIQVSSAGSYSVTATAPNGCTASTSILIQQDNTPPTVSISPSSATLSCASPSVSLTAVGTGAVRWDDNSTNPVRTVSASGTYSVTLTSTNGCTATASAIIGQDDTAPSVSITPSSATLTCANPTVSLTAIGTGTLQWSTGSTQSLITASAADIYSVTLTGGNGCTATASASITADQSAPDLSISPATATLTCTNPSATLTAVGAGSYHWSTGSNDPQIIVSSGDIYSVTLTAANGCTATASATVSADQSAPLVSISPSSVTLTCESPSKTLTAQGSGSFRWNTGSVEPQISVTTPGLYSVTLTSGNGCSAVATSTVESNSNLPIPVLVASATSTANQPISVTASGCSGTLNWSPQGGTGQAIGDVYTFTQPGNYTLSASCTVGACTSPASTPITLQILPGGFAITAVIMVNCTLIDEAKGGYQVQFTPQYSGQNSNPISFSVVNEMPTTTASPPYSLKLYTDNPVITLVANQAGNAEARFAYNWFASCQSGTDPNQAPTTSGIPNQTILVGQAYQLNLNNYFSDPDGQSLTYSATGLPAGLSVNGTFISGTPSTTGVSSVQVTALDPGGLSAQTSFQLTVNPAPTTPSGFTIVGVSTVSCEVVSPGLRRVTFTPQYGGSDSSPISFSVVNEMSTTTNPGPYSLNLYTDNPSITLTAKQGASLASYLYNWLAACSSPARVGTGEAGAGLQVKVLGNPIEGKSVEVEIRGVMGQAVQLDLVDMQGKVLHQQRLEEVGSVERVSVPVGTGKGLLLLQVNTAQQHQQVKLLKP from the coding sequence ATGAAAAAATTCTTTACCTTTCTATTATGGAGCCTATGCTTATGGACGAACTTGTCTGTTCTGGCGCAATCCAGGCAATTGGTCCTTCCATTCCCAACTCCCAGCGCACTCCAACACAACGTGGCTGCCAATCATTCAGGTCCTGTTGTTACTGGTTCGGCCAGGACAGTAGCCTCTACTATTCGTTATGTGAAAGCAGGGGCGGAGGGCGATGGATCTTCCTGGAGTAATGCTTCAGGTGATCTGCAGGCCATGATCAACGCGTCGGCGTCAGGCGATCAGGTGTGGGTGGCAAGAGGTACGTACATGCCTAGCATCAGTGGGTTGAGCGATCCCCGCACGGCGAGCTTTTCCAATAAGAACGGAGTGAGCGTGTTAGGAGGCTTCACAGGAATAGCCGGTACGGAGAATAACGTCACCGCCCGCTCAGCCATTCCCTCTTCGACCACCCTGTCAGGTGACATTGGTACCGTCGGCGATAAGGCTGACAACTGCTACCATGTTATTTTAAACAATAGCAATGGGTTAGACAATTCAGCTGTTTTAGACGGATTTGTCATTACGGGTGGGAAGGCTGATGGAGCGAGTGGCGAGTTATCTGCCTATGGCGGGGGAATATTTAATATTGGTAGTTCTCCAAGTATCCTTAATTGTCTGTTTACTCAGAATAGTGGGATCACAGGTGCATCAATAGCCAACGCGTTTACGGCTGGATTACGAATTGCGAACTGTAGTTTCGTCAACAATGTCGCCAACCAGATTGGAGGTATCTATGATCAGAACGGTGACGGTACGTCGATAGTGAACTGCTTTTTTGGCCAAAATTCCGCCGACGTTCCAGATGCTGCATTCAGAGGGAATATGGGCACAATGAATGTAATCAACTGCACTTTTAGTGGAAATACGCCCGGTGCTTTCAGAGTACAAAACAATACCACTGTCAATCTGGTCAATAGCCTGTTCTGGAATAACGGTGGTCAGGATGCGATTCATGTAGAGGAAACGGCCGCTTCGCTCAATGCCAGCTACTGTTTGATTGAAGCGAACGAGACCGACTATACCGACGGGGGGCACAACCAGACACTCAACCAATTCCCATTTGCCAATGTTACGGGGCCTCAGCTATCGCTGTGCGCTCCAGCCGTTGATGCGGGCAACGACGCGGCCAACACAACCACAACCGACGTGCTGGGCAATGCTCGTAAGCTGCGTACCATCGACATCGGGGCGGCCGAATACCAGGGGGAAGCCTACGTTTCCCCGACCATTACCAGCACGTCTCAGTCGGCTACCACCGTGTGCGTGGGAACAACGGTTCATTTTAACTATACTGTATCGTTAGGCTCGGGTGGTGGTAGTATTGATTTTTATCAGGACAATACAGTAGTGAGCAACTTATTTTCGGGTACAACCAATACATCGATTTCTTCAGTTTATAGTTTGCCTGTCAATCAAAGTGGCTCTTATCGACTTGTCGTCACAGGTGCCTGTACGAGCCTTACATCTACCTACGCGTCTATTACAGCCAATTCCCTGCCTACCTCCTTCAGCGTGACTGGTGGAGGTCCTTATTGTGCCGGGAGCACGGGCTCTACCGTGGGCCTTTCTGGTTCCCAGTCCGGGGTCAACTACCAGCTTTTGCTTGAAGGCAACCCCACTGGCAATGTCATACCCGGTACGAATAACCCCATTAGTTTTGGTCCTCAGAGTACCACTGGTACCTACACCGTCCAGGCCGTTACGACGACGAGTTGTAGTCAGACCATGAGCGGGTCGGCCGTTGTCAGCGTCAACGCCCCGCCTTTGGTGAGCATCAACCCGTCGGCGACAACCATCTGCGCCGGTCAGAGTACCGCACTCACGGCTACACCCACTACGGGCCTAACCTACAAGTGGAGCACAGGAGAGACCACGGCCAGCATCTCGGTCTCGCTGGCCGGGCCATACTCGCTGACGGGTACGAATACCACTACGGGTTGCAGCAACACGGCCACCGCCACTTTAACCGTCCAGAGCGCCCCTACCAATGCCAGCCTGACGGGCGGTACACTAACCTGTGCCACAACGAGTGTTACGCTGACGGCTTCGGCTACCGGGGGTAACTCCTACACACTGAGTGATGGGCAAATCAACAACACGGGCCAGTTTGTGGTCAACCAACCGGGGAGCTACACAGTGACCATTGCCAACGTGAGCGGGTGTACGACCACGGCTACTGCCCTGGTTAGCCAGGATAACACACTGCCCTCGGCTGCCATGAGTCCTGCCAGTGCAACCTTAACCTGTGCCAGTTCCACCGTCCAATTGGTGGCCAGCGGGGGCAGTACGTATCTCTTTAGTAATGGGGCTAGCCAACCCGGCGGCCCTTCCTCCAACACGGCTACCGTCAGTCAGGCGGGCGTGTATTCGGTGACCGTCATTGCAGCCAATGGCTGTTCGGCTACCGCTTCATCGACCGTGATCGCTGATCAGACGCCCCCCACTATCTCAATCAACCCCAGCTCCGCGACGCTGACCTGTGCCAATCCCACGGCCAGTCTCTCGGCCGTCAGTACAGGCTCGGTTCATTGGTCGAATGGTTCTACCGAGAGCCAGATCCAGGTCAGTAGTGCAGGCTCCTATTCGGTAACGGCGACGGCCCCCAATGGCTGCACAGCATCGACCTCGATTCTTATCCAGCAAGATAATACTCCGCCCACAGTAAGCATCTCTCCCAGTTCTGCGACGCTGAGTTGTGCTAGTCCGTCGGTGAGTCTGACGGCCGTGGGTACGGGGGCAGTTCGCTGGGATGATAACTCCACAAATCCCGTCCGGACGGTGAGTGCATCCGGTACGTATTCGGTCACCCTAACTTCGACCAATGGTTGTACCGCAACCGCTAGTGCCATTATCGGACAGGACGATACGGCTCCTTCTGTCAGCATTACGCCCTCCAGCGCCACGCTGACCTGTGCCAATCCCACGGTTAGCCTCACTGCAATCGGAACAGGAACCCTACAATGGTCGACAGGCTCCACCCAGTCACTGATTACGGCGAGCGCGGCCGACATCTATTCTGTGACGCTAACGGGGGGCAATGGATGCACAGCGACGGCCAGTGCCAGCATCACCGCCGATCAATCCGCTCCTGATCTGAGTATTAGCCCTGCCACTGCGACCCTCACCTGTACCAATCCGTCGGCAACCCTTACGGCGGTGGGAGCGGGAAGCTATCACTGGTCAACAGGCTCCAACGATCCACAGATCATCGTCAGTAGTGGGGATATCTACTCGGTGACGCTGACTGCCGCTAACGGTTGTACGGCGACGGCCAGTGCCACGGTTTCGGCTGATCAATCGGCCCCTTTGGTGAGCATTTCTCCCTCTTCAGTGACGCTTACCTGCGAGAGTCCATCGAAGACATTAACTGCACAGGGGTCAGGTTCTTTTCGCTGGAATACGGGTTCTGTTGAGCCGCAAATCAGTGTTACTACACCAGGTCTTTATTCGGTGACACTGACTAGTGGAAATGGCTGTTCGGCCGTTGCAACCAGCACGGTGGAAAGCAACAGTAATCTGCCCATCCCTGTCCTGGTTGCCAGTGCCACCTCAACAGCCAATCAACCGATCTCGGTAACGGCCAGTGGCTGCTCGGGTACACTGAACTGGAGTCCACAGGGCGGAACAGGCCAGGCCATTGGAGACGTTTATACATTCACTCAGCCCGGCAACTATACCCTCTCGGCGAGTTGTACGGTAGGAGCCTGCACAAGCCCTGCAAGCACTCCAATCACCTTGCAAATCCTGCCAGGTGGCTTCGCAATCACGGCTGTGATAATGGTCAACTGTACGCTCATCGATGAAGCTAAAGGTGGCTATCAGGTTCAGTTCACGCCCCAGTATTCGGGTCAAAACAGTAATCCTATCAGTTTCTCGGTGGTCAATGAGATGCCTACCACCACGGCTTCTCCACCGTATTCACTTAAGCTCTACACCGATAATCCGGTGATTACGCTAGTAGCCAATCAGGCGGGTAATGCTGAAGCCCGCTTTGCCTACAACTGGTTTGCTTCCTGCCAGAGTGGTACCGATCCCAATCAAGCTCCTACAACCAGTGGCATCCCTAATCAGACCATTCTGGTGGGACAAGCCTATCAGTTGAACCTCAACAACTACTTTTCGGACCCTGATGGACAATCCTTAACGTATTCCGCTACAGGTTTACCGGCTGGGTTAAGTGTCAATGGTACCTTTATCAGCGGCACGCCATCTACCACAGGAGTTAGCAGTGTTCAGGTAACCGCTCTTGATCCAGGTGGTTTGTCAGCCCAAACCAGCTTTCAGCTGACAGTCAATCCAGCACCGACTACGCCTTCGGGCTTTACGATTGTGGGTGTCTCAACGGTGAGCTGTGAGGTAGTGAGTCCAGGTCTGAGACGAGTGACCTTTACGCCCCAGTACGGAGGCAGCGACAGTTCTCCGATTAGTTTCTCGGTAGTCAATGAGATGTCGACTACCACCAATCCGGGACCTTACAGTCTGAATCTGTATACCGATAACCCCAGTATTACCCTGACGGCTAAACAGGGGGCATCCCTGGCCAGCTATCTCTACAACTGGTTAGCAGCTTGTAGCAGCCCAGCGCGAGTGGGTACGGGTGAAGCAGGAGCGGGCTTGCAAGTGAAGGTATTGGGCAATCCGATTGAGGGCAAATCTGTCGAGGTAGAGATCCGGGGTGTAATGGGCCAGGCCGTACAGCTAGATCTGGTGGACATGCAGGGCAAAGTCCTCCATCAGCAACGGCTTGAGGAAGTGGGTTCCGTAGAACGGGTGAGTGTGCCGGTTGGTACGGGCAAGGGGCTATTACTCTTGCAGGTTAATACCGCTCAGCAACACCAGCAAGTGAAGCTATTGAAACCTTAG
- a CDS encoding DUF3347 domain-containing protein: MNCSPGLPSLAIVATIVISLLSSCSTRRSEADHASASQSAAVTVSIPLFTSADPLVKDRIHDLLRGYFNLNQALISDSLAGAKTAAADLLATTDKFDMSKLTAEQMDFYFIQSSKLKTGLQVISNSTEIEQARSGLAGVSEAMYAVVKAFRVNKSPLYYQYCPMALNNQGATWLSATEELANPYMGQMMLNCGRTQEKLEYQ, encoded by the coding sequence ATGAACTGCTCTCCCGGATTGCCTTCGTTGGCTATCGTTGCCACAATTGTTATCTCGCTGCTTTCCTCATGCTCAACTCGTCGCAGTGAAGCAGACCATGCGTCTGCTTCTCAGAGCGCGGCAGTTACCGTGTCCATACCGTTATTCACAAGCGCGGACCCTCTTGTTAAAGATCGGATCCATGATTTACTTAGAGGGTATTTCAACTTGAACCAGGCATTGATCAGCGATAGTCTGGCCGGAGCAAAGACGGCTGCTGCCGACCTTTTGGCAACAACCGATAAATTTGACATGTCGAAACTGACGGCTGAGCAAATGGATTTCTATTTCATTCAATCATCCAAACTAAAAACGGGTTTGCAAGTAATCAGTAACAGTACTGAGATTGAACAGGCCCGATCAGGTCTTGCTGGTGTTAGCGAAGCGATGTATGCTGTTGTGAAAGCGTTCCGTGTGAATAAGTCTCCGCTGTATTACCAGTATTGTCCTATGGCGCTCAACAATCAGGGTGCGACCTGGCTAAGCGCTACCGAAGAACTCGCCAATCCCTATATGGGACAAATGATGCTGAACTGCGGAAGAACGCAGGAAAAGCTGGAATACCAATGA
- a CDS encoding ABC transporter permease, which yields MQSPSSPTKRVSSPLGRFSSILVLLGVILLWYGISALSLFPEYAFPSPASVFVSFKEELTAGRLLNDIVASLWRVAIGFVLAAGMGIPIGLWLGQHLQARQALVPMLNFFRFLSPLAWIPFAILWFHIGDKPAIFLIFMATFFPMTLATMVAVAGIPSIYFRVAKDYNYSGVELLTHITFPAVLPQVITALRMSYGIAWVVIVAAEMVGCQDGLGYGIWEARNGLRLDSAVCYMMVIGSLGMGIDRLLAQLTNLPAVRWGYER from the coding sequence ATGCAAAGTCCATCATCGCCGACGAAACGAGTAAGTTCACCGCTGGGCAGATTCTCTTCGATCCTGGTTTTGCTGGGAGTGATTCTCTTGTGGTATGGAATTTCAGCGCTCAGCTTGTTTCCTGAGTATGCTTTCCCATCTCCGGCCTCCGTATTCGTAAGTTTTAAAGAAGAATTAACCGCAGGACGTCTGCTAAACGATATCGTTGCCTCACTTTGGCGTGTAGCTATAGGGTTTGTGCTGGCAGCGGGCATGGGCATACCAATTGGATTGTGGCTGGGCCAGCATCTCCAGGCGCGCCAGGCACTTGTACCCATGCTTAACTTCTTTCGCTTTCTGTCACCGCTGGCGTGGATACCTTTTGCCATCCTCTGGTTTCACATCGGAGATAAGCCAGCTATATTCCTGATATTTATGGCAACGTTCTTTCCGATGACACTCGCCACAATGGTTGCTGTAGCTGGTATTCCAAGTATCTACTTTCGGGTGGCGAAAGACTACAACTATAGCGGGGTAGAACTTCTTACACATATTACGTTCCCTGCCGTACTTCCACAGGTAATAACCGCCTTGAGAATGAGCTATGGTATTGCCTGGGTAGTGATTGTTGCCGCTGAGATGGTTGGTTGTCAGGATGGATTGGGCTACGGTATCTGGGAGGCACGGAACGGATTGCGTTTAGACTCCGCTGTCTGTTATATGATGGTAATCGGATCGCTCGGTATGGGCATAGATCGTCTACTTGCTCAGTTAACAAACTTACCGGCTGTACGTTGGGGATATGAGAGATAA
- a CDS encoding ABC transporter ATP-binding protein: MRDKQASKLVFDKVYHRYGDVAVLENLNLEVKAGEVVVLVGPSGCGKTTILNLLSGHIAPVSGKITREGTARTVYQQDGLFPWLTVSENVGIGLRSVKDEKRRDYDMTELLELVNLKSFGNHYPHQLSGGMRQRAELARVLAGDSDILLMDEPFSALDYQARLNMRSELARVLEKKPRTVVFVTHDIEEAAQLADRVLVLSKRPATICRELSITVPRPRGLADDEVVEAMRMILRELGLNNTSSVPE; this comes from the coding sequence ATGAGAGATAAGCAAGCGAGCAAGTTGGTATTTGATAAGGTATATCATCGCTATGGCGACGTAGCCGTATTGGAGAATCTTAACCTTGAGGTCAAGGCCGGCGAAGTGGTTGTATTGGTTGGCCCAAGTGGTTGTGGTAAAACAACCATTTTGAATTTGCTATCGGGGCATATTGCCCCGGTGTCTGGAAAGATCACCAGAGAGGGCACAGCCCGAACAGTGTATCAGCAGGACGGATTGTTTCCGTGGCTAACGGTCTCCGAGAATGTCGGAATAGGGCTTCGATCGGTGAAAGATGAGAAGCGACGTGACTATGATATGACGGAACTGCTTGAATTGGTAAATCTTAAAAGTTTTGGCAACCACTATCCCCATCAGTTGTCTGGCGGTATGCGGCAACGGGCTGAGTTAGCTCGGGTACTGGCCGGCGATTCTGACATCCTGTTGATGGATGAGCCATTCTCCGCGCTTGACTATCAGGCCAGACTTAACATGCGCAGTGAGCTTGCACGAGTGCTCGAGAAAAAGCCACGAACGGTTGTTTTCGTGACTCATGATATAGAAGAAGCTGCTCAGTTGGCTGATCGTGTTCTGGTTTTGTCCAAAAGGCCCGCAACGATTTGCCGGGAACTATCCATTACTGTTCCTCGTCCACGGGGTTTGGCTGATGATGAGGTGGTCGAGGCAATGAGAATGATCCTCCGTGAGCTGGGTCTGAACAATACTAGTAGTGTGCCTGAGTAG
- a CDS encoding ABC transporter substrate-binding protein, with protein sequence MKRTGIKLFIGVAAVITVLGVLRYRPFGDFTGSRAEVIHKGGNKHADRELTVGFLPVTCHLTCPVTDFASKTTETNTNFNSRVFTDFPTVVSALEAKQVQATFMIVPLAMKLREQGVPVKICYLGHRDGSQVVVGKNSKIRSLVDLKGKKVAVPSLFSNQNFVLHKLMSDYQMQPNDINFVVLPPPDMPTSLAAGAIDAYFVGEPFCAKAELDGVGRVLYYARDIWPNFISCALVVHEDLIKSQPDMVRDLVRGIAQSGAWAETHRAEAAKLVAPYYRQDEKVLNYVLTADPKRVSYVNLTPTDKDLARIEDMGLSMGLLTKRTPMNELIDRKYVPEVIREASIDVAQIPTPNK encoded by the coding sequence ATGAAACGAACAGGAATAAAACTCTTTATCGGCGTTGCCGCTGTTATTACAGTCTTGGGAGTACTTCGTTATCGACCCTTTGGCGACTTTACTGGCTCTCGCGCAGAAGTTATCCATAAAGGTGGCAACAAGCATGCCGATCGAGAACTTACTGTGGGTTTTTTACCCGTAACCTGTCATCTTACCTGTCCGGTTACCGACTTCGCTTCGAAGACAACTGAAACCAATACCAACTTCAATTCGCGCGTCTTTACCGATTTTCCGACGGTCGTCAGTGCGTTGGAAGCGAAACAAGTTCAGGCAACGTTTATGATCGTTCCGTTGGCGATGAAGCTTCGGGAGCAGGGGGTACCCGTAAAAATTTGTTATCTCGGACACCGAGACGGCTCGCAGGTTGTGGTTGGCAAGAACAGTAAGATCAGAAGCCTGGTCGACCTCAAGGGGAAAAAAGTAGCGGTTCCCAGTCTGTTCAGTAATCAAAATTTCGTTCTTCACAAGCTGATGTCGGATTATCAAATGCAGCCCAACGACATCAATTTTGTCGTACTTCCTCCCCCTGACATGCCAACCTCGCTCGCTGCGGGCGCCATCGATGCTTACTTTGTCGGTGAGCCATTCTGTGCAAAGGCAGAGCTCGACGGTGTTGGACGCGTTCTCTATTATGCGCGAGATATATGGCCCAACTTTATCTCCTGCGCGCTGGTTGTACACGAAGATCTTATAAAAAGCCAGCCAGACATGGTCAGGGATCTTGTGCGTGGTATTGCGCAGTCTGGCGCGTGGGCCGAAACACACCGGGCAGAAGCCGCGAAATTGGTAGCTCCCTATTACCGGCAAGATGAGAAAGTCCTTAATTATGTGCTTACTGCTGATCCCAAACGTGTTAGCTATGTAAACCTTACCCCTACAGATAAAGACCTTGCACGCATTGAGGATATGGGATTGAGCATGGGCCTATTGACCAAACGTACACCGATGAATGAGTTAATAGATCGTAAATATGTGCCTGAAGTAATACGGGAAGCGTCGATCGATGTAGCGCAGATACCCACTCCAAACAAGTAA